The Patescibacteria group bacterium genome includes a window with the following:
- the mraZ gene encoding transcriptional regulator MraZ, which translates to MLLGRYYSQVSEKGRLALPAKFRQEIGERIFIARWYEGCLVIVGKTGWEKFISRLARRSDVLTKPIRFVERFIFSTASEVDLDEQGRFVLPSFLRETGGINAGDEVIFLGLIDRVELWNKSVWEKEEEKIKQESEKMLETIARQRK; encoded by the coding sequence ATGCTTCTAGGAAGATACTACTCTCAAGTATCGGAGAAAGGCAGATTGGCTCTGCCAGCCAAGTTTCGTCAAGAAATAGGAGAGAGGATTTTTATAGCACGTTGGTATGAAGGTTGTCTGGTAATAGTGGGCAAAACTGGTTGGGAGAAGTTTATTTCAAGGCTGGCAAGAAGGTCTGATGTTTTAACAAAACCAATTAGGTTTGTTGAAAGATTTATTTTTTCAACTGCCAGCGAAGTTGATCTTGATGAACAGGGCAGATTTGTTTTGCCATCTTTTTTAAGAGAGACTGGTGGAATTAACGCTGGTGATGAGGTGATATTTTTAGGATTGATTGATAGAGTTGAGCTTTGGAATAAATCTGTTTGGGAAAAGGAGGAAGAGAAGATAAAACAGGAATCAGAAAAGATGCTTGAGACAATTGCCAGACAGAGAAAATGA
- the ftsI gene encoding penicillin-binding protein: MDFRIRITSFFFLLLFLAVVLRLLFWQVIKADELVERGKMQYQSNGEILASRGNILADDGSYLAATSDGWTIYAYKPEIKEDFSKLASLLAPFLASLEDKKDTTEDPVKKEKEKLMALFSDKSVNWFPLASRIDNETKKNIEAMKLSGINFEHQDLRVYPEASSSAHILGFVGKDDKGFDKGYFGLEGYYDLILSSRKGYQSRETDALGGLMFSNWIKEVDAQEGIDLQTNINKGLQLRVEEKLKEGIERYGAKGGTVIIMEPKTGAIKAMASFPSYDPFYYFKYGDNFFRNPAVSNSFEPGSVFKVIVMASALDAGVVEPETRCDICGEPLKIDKYYINTWNNKYHPDSTMTDVIVNSDNVGMSFVAFRLGKERMFDYLSKFGIGKLTGIDLQGEIAPPLRQKGEWSEVDLATSSFGQGIAVTPIQLVKAVGAIANRGIIVKPQVVSKLLSGSVIKEIKPEIEGRVISEEAAIKITAMMAEAAKNGESKWTYSKGFRVAGKTGTAQIPIAGHYDPEKTMASFIGFAPYDDPKFVMLVTLSEPSSSPWASETAAPLWYSIAKDLFLFYGIHPN, translated from the coding sequence ATGGACTTTAGAATCAGAATAACTAGTTTTTTCTTTTTGCTTTTATTTTTAGCTGTGGTATTAAGACTTCTTTTTTGGCAGGTTATTAAAGCGGATGAATTGGTCGAAAGAGGTAAAATGCAATACCAAAGTAATGGTGAGATTTTGGCTAGTAGGGGTAACATCTTAGCTGACGATGGATCTTATCTAGCTGCAACTAGTGACGGTTGGACTATTTATGCTTATAAGCCTGAGATTAAGGAAGATTTTAGTAAATTAGCTTCTCTTCTTGCTCCGTTTCTAGCAAGTCTTGAAGACAAAAAAGATACAACTGAAGATCCAGTCAAAAAGGAAAAAGAAAAATTGATGGCTTTGTTTTCTGATAAGAGTGTTAATTGGTTTCCTTTGGCTTCCAGAATAGATAATGAAACTAAGAAGAATATTGAAGCAATGAAATTATCTGGTATAAATTTTGAACACCAGGATTTAAGGGTTTATCCGGAGGCTTCTAGTTCTGCTCACATTTTAGGCTTTGTGGGTAAGGATGATAAAGGTTTTGACAAGGGTTATTTTGGTCTTGAAGGGTATTATGATTTGATTTTGTCTTCAAGAAAAGGTTATCAGTCAAGGGAAACAGATGCTTTGGGAGGCTTGATGTTTTCTAATTGGATAAAAGAGGTAGATGCTCAAGAAGGAATTGATTTGCAAACGAACATTAATAAAGGTTTGCAACTTAGAGTTGAAGAGAAATTGAAGGAAGGAATTGAAAGATATGGTGCTAAAGGAGGAACGGTGATCATAATGGAACCTAAAACCGGTGCAATTAAAGCTATGGCTTCTTTTCCGTCTTATGATCCGTTTTATTATTTTAAGTATGGAGATAATTTTTTTAGGAACCCAGCAGTTTCGAACTCTTTTGAACCAGGATCTGTTTTTAAGGTGATAGTTATGGCTTCAGCTCTTGATGCAGGAGTGGTTGAGCCGGAAACAAGATGTGATATCTGTGGTGAGCCTTTGAAGATTGATAAGTATTACATTAATACTTGGAATAACAAGTATCATCCCGATTCAACGATGACTGATGTAATAGTGAACTCTGATAATGTAGGTATGTCTTTTGTGGCGTTTAGGTTAGGCAAAGAGAGAATGTTTGATTATCTTAGTAAATTTGGAATAGGAAAATTAACAGGTATTGATTTGCAAGGGGAAATAGCACCTCCTTTGAGGCAAAAGGGCGAGTGGAGTGAAGTTGATCTGGCTACTTCTTCTTTTGGTCAAGGAATAGCTGTAACACCCATTCAGTTGGTAAAAGCAGTTGGGGCGATCGCTAATAGAGGAATAATAGTTAAACCTCAGGTTGTTAGTAAGCTTTTATCAGGTAGTGTAATTAAAGAAATTAAACCAGAAATTGAAGGTAGGGTTATAAGTGAGGAAGCGGCTATTAAAATAACGGCAATGATGGCTGAAGCAGCCAAAAATGGGGAGTCTAAATGGACATATTCAAAGGGTTTTAGAGTGGCAGGAAAGACTGGAACTGCTCAAATTCCGATTGCTGGGCATTATGACCCAGAAAAGACAATGGCCTCTTTTATTGGTTTTGCTCCGTATGATGATCCAAAGTTTGTCATGCTTGTTACCTTAAGCGAGCCTTCTTCTTCACCATGGGCCTCTGAAACAGCAGCTCCTCTTTGGTATAGTATTGCCAAAGATTTATTTCTTTTCTATGGGATTCATCCTAACTAA
- the rsmH gene encoding ribosomal RNA small subunit methyltransferase H: protein MKRGVHKPVLAKEIISFLDLYKFAHSKIRGKLIDATFGLGGYEVLMKDLNLDILGIEIDQKTLKEAKARIDNLNDKKFDLHLVQGNFRNILSIARNAGFDQVDAIIFDLGISSFQLESEGYGLSFKFPESPLDMRLDKGSQITAADLLNTLSQKQLESLFGVVLNRSVSGRVAREVVDRRKKISFSKVADLLDLAERVMGKKGKLHPATKIFLALRMAVNSELENLSMSLPDSFSLLKKNGRLAVVSFHSLEDRVVKNFFRKVLKEDKARLLTKKPVLPSEDEVLDNPRSRSAKLRVIEKII, encoded by the coding sequence ATGAAAAGAGGAGTTCACAAGCCAGTATTGGCTAAAGAGATTATAAGTTTTCTTGATCTTTATAAATTTGCACATTCAAAAATAAGGGGCAAGCTGATAGATGCAACTTTTGGTCTTGGTGGATATGAGGTTCTAATGAAAGATCTAAATTTGGATATTCTGGGAATAGAGATCGATCAGAAGACACTAAAAGAAGCTAAAGCAAGGATTGATAATTTGAATGATAAGAAATTTGACCTCCATTTGGTGCAGGGAAATTTCAGAAATATTTTGTCTATTGCTAGGAATGCTGGTTTTGACCAAGTTGATGCAATAATATTTGATTTAGGGATTTCAAGTTTTCAGCTAGAGTCTGAAGGGTATGGTCTTTCCTTTAAGTTCCCAGAAAGTCCACTTGATATGAGACTTGATAAAGGTAGTCAGATAACTGCCGCTGATTTGTTAAATACATTAAGTCAGAAGCAGCTTGAGAGTCTTTTTGGGGTTGTTCTTAACAGGAGTGTCTCTGGTAGGGTTGCAAGAGAGGTAGTAGACAGAAGAAAAAAAATAAGCTTTTCAAAAGTTGCAGATTTATTAGATTTAGCTGAAAGGGTTATGGGAAAAAAAGGAAAATTACATCCAGCTACTAAGATTTTTTTAGCTTTGAGAATGGCTGTTAACAGTGAGTTAGAAAATCTTAGCATGAGCTTGCCTGATTCTTTTTCTCTGTTGAAAAAAAATGGAAGACTGGCGGTTGTGAGTTTTCATTCTTTAGAAGACAGAGTTGTTAAAAATTTCTTTAGAAAGGTTTTAAAGGAAGATAAAGCTAGATTGTTAACTAAAAAACCTGTTTTACCTTCTGAGGATGAGGTTTTAGACAATCCTCGTTCCAGAAGCGCCAAACTAAGAGTTATTGAAAAGATAATATGA